In Rosa rugosa chromosome 4, drRosRugo1.1, whole genome shotgun sequence, the genomic stretch GGGAATCTTTTGCAGACTTGTTCCAGGGATTGCGACACTTGCTTCTGTCGAGTTTTGCTACAGAAGAGCACCACTGACATCCCTGTTATTGACTCAAACAGTTAGTCTTTGTTGAGTCCAAATCAGTTAGGTAGAGCACGAGGAAGAATAATGATTTACCTGGAGAGGTCACATAGTGTCTGAAACGCTCATTGTTGGCAATGGAAATAAAATTTGATCCAAATTTCATGTCCCCAATATCTTCACCATGTTGTCTTTTTAGCTGGATTTGGGCTTCAAACAAAACCTTCCCAATTTCTTCATCTCCTGGAGTTTCTCTTATCAGCACCTCATAATCTTTAATTGAAGCTCCCCACCTCTCTAACTGATGCCACAAAGCAAAAACAAGCATGAAGTTAGTGATGGGATTTTAGCAGAAGAGGTCTACTTGGCTTAGGGACACAAGAAAATCTCGCATAGAACTGTTGTATATGATTGAATCTGTCACACTGGCATGTGACAGGTTGAATGTGAGAGAAAAGTTGTACACAAATTTTGGAGAGGAGATTAAAATTCACCTTGGCATTGCAAACAGCCCGTCGCAGCCTAGCCTTGCTATAACAAGGCTGCAGATTAAGAGCTGCAGTGCAATCTTCAACAGCCTTTTCATATTGGCCTAGCTTAGAACGACAAGCTGCTCGATTGCATAGCAAAACCGAGTTGTATGGATCCTGCTCTAATCCTTGGCTATACACTACACTAGCTTCTGTGAATTTTGATGCCTTGAAGAGAAGGTTACCACTCGATCGGGCTGATCCAACAGATCTAGCCCTCTTCACCACCGTGCCAATTTCCTTGTGACCCGGATTGAGTCGTGCTGCCTGTTGAGCGGCTGCCATTGCATCTTCAAATCTGTAATTCCATAACTCGGTTAACATATTCACATTCACACAAGACAAAACTGCTATTTGCAACCATAGTGTATCAATTTTCAGACCAAATTaatagatatttttttttttatatttacaaGGAGTGCCTATTAATATATCTGTAGAAACCGGTCTTGAGCTAGTCAAATTCAATCTCCCAAATTTTTGTTACtttaaagatgaaattgataatttttgtatatttgAGTGCAATAAGAGAAACAGTCGGCCAAAAAGTACTAAAGCCGAGTCATCAGTGACCAAATGGTGGTTGCAAAGTCTATTTAAATGTGACTGCAGATTTAATTAATAATGACTAACCTGCCAGCAGCCAAGTAAACTTGTGCACCAATCATTAAGAGATAAGCACTGATTGCCATGCCAAAGAATTTAGTGCACAAAATAATGCTGAAATTTGGTCTGTTCTGGTAGGTAGAATATGCCTCTTCATGTCTGTGAAGTTTCAACAAGGCCTCAGCTTGTAGAGCAAAGATCTATATATTAATTAGTAGACAAAAGTAAACACCATCAGATTACTTTAAGTAACAGATCAAATTAGTTAACTACCTTTGGCAGAACTAGGGGTTGACCAAACAAAATCTAACCTGTGGAGCTGAATTGGCACCTGAAGACATTGCCAACTGGGTCTCATTTAACAAAACATTCCACTCCTTTAATTTCTGAGCTTCGATGCATCTGCTGAGGCATTTCTGAAGAGCCTGGCATTGATCTATGTCTTTCGAATACGCATATGGACCTGAAAGTTTGTAATGATCGAATGCTTTCTCTGTTTCTCCTAGTCTGCAGAGTAAGCACAAACACAATTACATACAAGTTCAAGACTTGCAGAacaaaatttgaagcaaaataaGCTTCTTATTACCTGAGATATGCCATCGCTAGCCGATAATGAGCTTTGTGATATGAAGGCTCAATCTGGATGGCTTCTTTGCATTCAAAAACTGCCTCGATGAGGCGGCCTAAACCAATCAAAGCAGCACTTTTGTTGCTGTGATAAGCTGCCTTATTTGAATCCATAGCAATTGCTCGATCATATAAAGCCAAGGCCTCTTCAAATCTGTTCTCCTTGTATGCTTCATTTCCCATCGACTTCAAAGCCTCAGGGTCTAATTTATTCGCAGAACTTAGAACTCCAAGATCATCACTACTCTTCTTCACAATGTTTCCCATCACAGCAGCTTTACATTTTGGTATGGAATTAGGAGTACTATTACTTGTTAGCAGACTCGAAATTCCAGGCTGCAGCCTCAAGTTCCCCAACTGTCCTGAATGAATGACACTACCTGAACTGGCTCGGACTAAAGCTTTGCCTTCATTGGCTTGATGGTGAT encodes the following:
- the LOC133744055 gene encoding TPR repeat-containing thioredoxin TTL1; translated protein: MSKMANYKVENNDLGCGFLSGIFQCSRKSLVHSLPTNISQNHLKAPDNDDSKKPKESKEVSFAIPTNSAKPSPNQEVKHTRKPSLDHPRPSSTGTHQKVLQARRSSDSGRSSTSSNGSRQIKVFVAPEEKKIQRASTTSSGELCRKINDHHQANEGKALVRASSGSVIHSGQLGNLRLQPGISSLLTSNSTPNSIPKCKAAVMGNIVKKSSDDLGVLSSANKLDPEALKSMGNEAYKENRFEEALALYDRAIAMDSNKAAYHSNKSAALIGLGRLIEAVFECKEAIQIEPSYHKAHYRLAMAYLRLGETEKAFDHYKLSGPYAYSKDIDQCQALQKCLSRCIEAQKLKEWNVLLNETQLAMSSGANSAPQIFALQAEALLKLHRHEEAYSTYQNRPNFSIILCTKFFGMAISAYLLMIGAQVYLAAGRFEDAMAAAQQAARLNPGHKEIGTVVKRARSVGSARSSGNLLFKASKFTEASVVYSQGLEQDPYNSVLLCNRAACRSKLGQYEKAVEDCTAALNLQPCYSKARLRRAVCNAKLERWGASIKDYEVLIRETPGDEEIGKVLFEAQIQLKRQHGEDIGDMKFGSNFISIANNERFRHYVTSPGMSVVLFCSKTRQKQVSQSLEQVCKRFPSVNFLKVEVEDHPYLAKLEDVSTIPAFKIYKNGSRVKEIPGNHHELLESSVKLYSGSGL